The following proteins are co-located in the Solenopsis invicta isolate M01_SB chromosome 7, UNIL_Sinv_3.0, whole genome shotgun sequence genome:
- the LOC105193506 gene encoding late histone H1: MEDKSASGNAAAAENAAAGAQSAKKTAKSKAAKVQRPKSNHPPTSEMVTSAIKDLKDRKGSSVQAIKKYISSTYKIDGEKFAPFIKRYLRTAVTSGAVVQTKGKGASGSFKLSTTKAAPKSGKVKKRTVQKSSADTGKKAAEKKVIKKAPAAKKASDTKKTTTEKKSATVKKTAKTAATKKVEAAAKQKAAAQSKSVSRTKKATKAPAAKTKTPKPKSTKAATKKAAKK, translated from the coding sequence ATGGAGGATAAGAGCGCATCTGGTAATGCCGCGGCTGCGGAAAACGCAGCCGCCGGTGCGCAATCTGCGAAGAAGACGGCGAAATCTAAAGCAGCGAAGGTACAGCGCCCCAAGTCGAATCATCCGCCGACCTCCGAGATGGTCACATCCGCCATCAAGGATCTGAAGGATCGCAAGGGTTCGTCCGTGCAGGCTATCAAGAAGTACATCTCTTCGACTTACAAGATCGACGGCGAAAAGTTTGCTCCCTTCATTAAGAGATACCTGCGGACGGCTGTCACGTCCGGTGCGGTGGTGCAGACCAAGGGAAAGGGTGCATCGGGTTCGTTCAAGCTCTCTACCACCAAGGCCGCTCCGAAGAGCGGTAAGGTAAAGAAGCGTACCGTGCAGAAATCGAGCGCTGACACCGGCAAGAAAGCTGCCGAGAAGAAAGTTATCAAGAAAGCACCTGCCGCGAAAAAGGCATCTGATACCAAGAAGACAACGACCGAAAAGAAGTCTGCGACTGTGAAGAAGACCGCCAAGACAGCAGCGACGAAAAAGGTGGAAGCTGCGGCGAAACAGAAGGCTGCTGCCCAAAGCAAGAGTGTTTCCAGAACCAAGAAAGCTACCAAAGCTCCGGCCGCCAAAACCAAAACACCCAAGCCAAAATCGACTAAAGCAGCTACCAAGAAAgcagcaaaaaaataa